AAGAGAGGCCAGTACTTCGGCTGGCGGGGAAGCATTCTCGGACTTTTCCTGGTAGCCTGCAGCTTTGCAGCCGGAGCAATCCTGAACTTTTTCAAAAACCGGAATCCAATGACCGGATTCTGCCTGATTTTTTCCCTGGCCTGCGCAGCCCGCCTGGGATCTTGGTATTTTCTCACCAGGATGCATGATCCTGCTCCAGGGTCAGGCAGCTTGGAAAAAGAGGCAGGAGCAATTTTCAATCGACACTGGAGGGAAAGCAATTTTCTGCGCTTCGTCTTTTTCATTTCAGCCCTGAATTTCTCGCTCAATGTAGCCGGCCCGTTTTATACTGTCCTGATGCTGAGGGACTTGAAGTTCAGTTATCTTTTGTACACTTGTATAATCCTGACCTCCACACTTACTACCTATCTGATGATGAAAAGCTGGGGCTCCCTTGCAGACCGGATCGGAAACATCAAGGTGATAAAATTCACTTCCCGCTACGTTTCCCTGCTGCCCCTGCTCTGGGTGCTGACCCAGAAGCCTCAGCTGCTCTTCTTTTTTCAGGTGATCGGGGGTTTTGTTTACGCAGGCTACAACCTGGCTGTCTCAAATTTTGTTTACGATTCGAGTCCTGCCGGCAGCAGAACCGGGCACATCGCATTCTACAACGCGGCTACAGGGACTTCCGCCTGCCTGGGAGCCCTGTTCGGCACATTCATCATCCATCATCTGCCGCCGATAGACGGCAATCCGATCCTGTCAGTCATTTTCCTCTCCGCACTGCTCAGGATCTTTGTGGTTTTTTTGTTTCCCTACAAGCCGGCTGAAGTGAGAAAAGTGGAAAAAATGCACAGCTACGAAATCTTCCGCACAGTCACAGGCTTGAAGCTCTTGCCTGGCCATGCTGACCGCGGCGGCAGCTCCGGGTGACTTTCAGGCGGGGATACTGTAGAATACCTCGACTGGAGAGAATGCAATGGCCACAAGCTGGTATCCGCATCACATGAAACGCACCTGTGAGGAGATCAAAAAATACTCGCAGATTGTAGACGTGTTCCTTTTTCTGATGGATGCCAGGGCTCCACAGACGTCTCTTTATCCTGAATTCATCCCTGACAAGGAAAAGATAGTGCTGGGCCTTAACAAATCCGACCTGGTCGATCCGGAAGCGATCGATAAAATCATCAAAAGATACAAGCGAGAATACAGGATTTTTCCGCTTAACTCCATGCGGCGTGATTCATGCCGCAGGCTCATTTCAGGAGTCAGGGTCGATTTCAGGAAGAAAATCCTATATATTATGGTAGTGGGACTTCCGAATGTGGGAAAATCCATGTTTATCCGCAACCTGTCCGGAAAGAAGGTCAAAGTCGGGGCTGAGGCAGGAGTTACGACACAGGTCTCCTGGCTCTCATGCATAGAGGGCGTGAGACTTGCGGACACTCCTGGAGTTCTCTTCCCCAGGATCGAATCCGACGAAGTTTACGCCAGACTCTGTCTGATTAATGCGGTGGGCGAGCGGATGATGGACTATGAGAAAGCCGGCCGCTGGCTGCTGTCTTTCCTTACTTCGCATCCGGAAAGATTCCATCAGAGATACGGGTTTGAGCCTGGAACCGCTGCCGAAGAAAACATACCTGGAATCTGCGACAGGATGGGATTGAAACCGGGAGACGAGAAAATGTTCAAGTTAATGGTCAGGGATTTCCAGCAGGGAAGGTTCGGGAAATTGGTGCTGGATGCTGAATAAACTGAGGATCAACTGGCGGGCTTTGAAGACGGTCAGACTCATGAGCGGATTGTTCTGCTTCATGATCGTCTATTCTCTGCTGCTGATTGACTTCAAACCTACCAAACGCACTCCCACCAAAGGGGAAACTTCTCCTTTTGATATTGTAGCCCCAACAGATTTTTCTTTTGAAGATAAAAAGGAAACCGAAAGATTCCTCCAGGATGAAGAGTCCAGGATCGAATCACAGTTCAAGAAGGATCCTACTGTGGAACTGAAGGTCGAGCATAACCTTACGACGATTTTTAAATATATTTACGAAAAGGAAGGGCAGGTCCTCTGGAATGAATATCAGCTCAAACTTGACGGTTTCAAATCTCTGCAGACCCTGGGACACAAAGAACTGCTTCTGTTCAGGAACGAGATCTGGGAATTTCTTCAGAAATGCCTGAATCAGGGCATCAAGGAAGGGGGTAAGTTCTCGGACTGGGAAACCGAACTTCCCGCTGATGTGTCTGCTCTGCCGGAACTGCGCTCGATCACTGAACGTGTTTTTGAACCGAACCTGCTTTATGACCGGGAGAAAACCGAACAATTAAGGCATGATGCCCTTTCCAAGGTGATGCCTGTATTCATTCAGATCCGCAAGGGAGAAACTCTTGTCCGGAAGGGAGAAGTGGTTACTCCCCAGAGTTTCAAGATTATGAAGGCGATCGGACTGTATGAAAATGAGAAAGGAACCTTTTACCAGAAAGTGGGAACCCTGCTGTTCGTAATGATACTCGCCTTTATCGGCTACCTGTATCTCAGCAAGTTTGAACATGGAATTCTTAATAGCGGACAGACGGTCTGGATGATCGTGACCCTGATAATTCTCAATATGCTGTTTCTGAAACTTTTCAAACTGCTGCTCGGTTACAACATCAGCATGGAGAATCTGATGGGCGACGTCAACATCTTGTCCCCGGCTGCTTTCCCGCTTTCCATCTCCGCGATCATCCTGACAGTGCTGGTTGATGGGAGACTGGCGATCCTGGTAAGCGTGATGCTGTCCACAATAGCCATTTACCAGCTTGGAGCCAGCTATTACTACGTTTATTATTTTCTACTCGGCTCGTTCTTTTCAGTCTTCATGTGCATGAATGTGAACAAGACTACGGAGTTGAGCAAGAACGGCCTTTTTATCGGTTTTTTCAACGTTCTCCTTGTGATCACTCTTTATCTGATCTTTGAAAACCCGATCTATTTCGAGGACAAGTACTGGATCTATTTGGGGCGAGACGTTTTCTGGGGATTCATGAACGGGATTCTTTCCGTGGCATTTGCCATCGGCTTCCTGCCTAATTTTGAGTCAGTGTTCAAGCTGTCTTCTGCGATCAGGCTGCTGGAATTCGCCGACCTCAATCAGCCGCTTCTGAAAACCCTGATGCTCGATGCTCCCGGTACTTACCAGCACAGCGTGCTGGTCGGGAATCTGGCCCAGGCTGCAGCCCAGGTTGTCGGCGCAGACCCGCTGCTTTCAAAGCTTGGAGGATACTATCACGACATCGGCAAGCTCAAGCGGCCCCAGCTTTTCATGGAAAACCAGATCGGCAGCGACAATCAACATGACGAGCTTTCTCCGAACCTTTCAGCCCTGATCATAGCGGCTCATGTCAAGGACGGAGTGGAAGTCGGCAAGGCGCATCGCCTGCCCCATGAAATTATCGACATCATCGCCCAGCACCACGGGACGACACTGCTCCAGTATTTTTATGAAGTGGCTAAGATCGAACATAAGGACCGCACCCAGGAAGTTCCGATCGAGCAGTTCCGCTATCCCGGACCGCTGCCTCAGACCAAGGAATCCGCGCTGGTCATGCTGTCTGACTCTGTGGAATCAGCCACCCGTTCGCTTGATAATCCCAATGCCTCCAACATCGAAGCCCTGGTGAAGAAAGTCATCAACGATAAATTTGTGGAAGGTCAGTTCAACGAATGCGACCTGACTCTCAAAGACATAGAATCCATTGCCAAGATTTTCATCAAGATGATCATTTCGCTTCATCATTCCAGAATCAAGTATCCTGAGCAGGACAAGGAAGTGAAGAAGATCATGGAGCAGAACGGTGAAGTGTGAAATCAGGAATGAACAAAAACTGAAGCTTGACCGGAAAAAGATCTGGCGGTTGTGTGATTTTCTAGGGAGGCGCTTTGATCGGCCGGCCGATGAGCTGGTGAGTCTGTATTTTGTAGACAACCTGCGGATTACTGAATTGAACCGGCAGTATTTTTCCAGGGACAGGCAGACTGATGTGATGGCTTTTCCCATGGGCAAATCCGGCATTCTTGGCGACATTGTGGTTTCAGTTGAACAGGCCGGCCTGCAATCCGAACCAGGCGGGCTGGAAGCTGAAATTCTATTCCTTCTGGCCCACGGTTTTTTGCATCTTTTAGGCTGGAAGGATTATAATAAGAAAGACAGAGAAAAAATGCTCTCAGAAGGGACCAGGGCTTTGGAAGATTTTTTTGCCCATTATGGACAGTAACGATCCTGTTTTTATATATTCAGCCTGTTTCCTGATCCTGCTGTTTCTTTCCGCCTGTTTTTCAGCCAGTGAAACCGCTCTTTTTTCGCTGTCCAAGTTCAAGCTCAAACTGTTGGAAGACCAGAAAAACCTGGGCAGCCGTCTGATACTCAAGTTGCTCTCCAGACCCAAGCATCTGCTGATCACGATTCTGACGGCCAATACGATTGTCAACATTGGAATGGCCACCATGGCTTCAAATTTTTTCATCGGACTGAGCCACGAATACAAGCTGTCCGAATCACTGATCCTCGCGATCGGCACGATCTGCTTAACCCTGGTGGTAGTGTTGATAGGAGAGGTCACACCCAAAAATTTCGCCTATTCCTATAATGAGCGGATGGGAAAGATACTGGTGGTTCCCACCTATGCCCTGCACATTTTTCTGGCACCTCTCCGCTTTCTGATAACCGTTCTCGTGAACCTGGTGCTGAAAGTTTTCGGTGTTAAAAGCGACAAGCTCGACGAACCATTCATCACCCACGAGGAAATCGAATGCATCGTCACAGGTAACGACAAGACAGTCGCCCTGCACCTGGATGAGCAGGACATGATCGAAGAGGTATTTGAATTCGAGGAGCGGTCGGTCAGAGAAATCATGACTCCCCGCCACGAAATGATCTGCATCAGGAGCGACGGAAGCTTCGACGAGGTGATGAAGATTTTCCGCGAACACGGATATTCCCGTCTTCCTGTTTACAAGGACCAGGTGGACAACATCCATGGCGTCCTCTACATCAAGGACTTTCTTAGTTTTATCCTCAAAAACAATCCCAATCTGAATTTCAACCTTGAAAATTACATCCGCAAGGCATATTTCGTTCCGGAAACAAAGAAGGTCTCCGAACTGTTCCGCGATCTCAAGCAGAAAAAGCTGCACCTTGCGATTGTCGTAGATGAGTATGGCGGTACTGAAGGCCTGGTTACAATGGAAAACATTCTGGAAGAGGTAGTAGGCGATATTTTTGACGAATACGATGTGGAAGCAGAAGAGATCGATATAGTCAACCAGGGCGAGAAGGTCTGGTATGTGAGCGGCAGCACGAATCTCTCAGACCTGGAGGATGTGATCGGAATGGACGACTATTTCAGCGATGAAGGTGAAATAGTTTCGGTGGGAGGTCTGATTTACAGCCGGCTCGGTCGTATCCCTGAAAAGAGCGACAAACTCCGCTACAAGAATCTCGAGTTCATTATTGAGGAAATGTCGGGCAACCGGATTTCCAAGGTAAAAGTATGTTTATCCTGACACTATACATTATTCTTCTTTTTATGCTGATGCTGCTGACCGGCCTGTTCTCCGGGCTGGAGACTGCGGTGATTTCAGTCAACAGACTCAGGCTGAAAAACATGGAGGAAGCAGGTCTGTCCAAAGCCAAAGTGCTGAATTCCCTGCTTTCCAATCCACACAAACTGATCGATGCCATGCTGATGGGCACAAATCTCTGCATGCTGGGTGCTGCTGCTGTTTCCACTTCACTGATGAACCATGTGTTCAACTTCTCAGGTACTGAACTGGAATTTTACAATACTGTGATTCTGACACCTGTGATCCTGGTCTTCTCGGAAGTCATTCCCAAGACTATATTCAGAATCAATGCTAACAAGTTGAGCCTTAAGTTCAGTGCCTACCTCGATTTTTTCTACAATTTCTTCTACCCGCTTACTGTGTTCATCGAAGGGTTTTCCTCGCTTTTCTTCAAATCGCTCAAGGAAATTGAATTTTCCGCCCAGCGGCATGTTGTCACAAAGGAAGAGCTGCAGATGCTCCTGAAGATGGGCGTGAAAGACGGAGCACTGGACAAGGTGGAACACCGGATCCTTTTCGGGATCATGGGATTCAGCAAGAAGGAAGCCCGGGAGATCATGACTCCGAGGGTGGACGTCAAGGGCATAGAGATCAATTCCCCGCTGGCCCGCATCGCCAA
This DNA window, taken from Candidatus Wallbacteria bacterium, encodes the following:
- a CDS encoding MFS transporter, which produces MNNDELKSRSLRFSLWDGVFASLMTGFTQDYFAPFLISIGGSNTQIGVLSALSNLFSSLSQLKSSLAVRLFSRRSVILFLVYLQALALIPIVLLTGFPNPSPVIFIILAVLFSTSGAFSLPAWGSLMADLLDEDKRGQYFGWRGSILGLFLVACSFAAGAILNFFKNRNPMTGFCLIFSLACAARLGSWYFLTRMHDPAPGSGSLEKEAGAIFNRHWRESNFLRFVFFISALNFSLNVAGPFYTVLMLRDLKFSYLLYTCIILTSTLTTYLMMKSWGSLADRIGNIKVIKFTSRYVSLLPLLWVLTQKPQLLFFFQVIGGFVYAGYNLAVSNFVYDSSPAGSRTGHIAFYNAATGTSACLGALFGTFIIHHLPPIDGNPILSVIFLSALLRIFVVFLFPYKPAEVRKVEKMHSYEIFRTVTGLKLLPGHADRGGSSG
- a CDS encoding 50S ribosome-binding GTPase, which encodes MATSWYPHHMKRTCEEIKKYSQIVDVFLFLMDARAPQTSLYPEFIPDKEKIVLGLNKSDLVDPEAIDKIIKRYKREYRIFPLNSMRRDSCRRLISGVRVDFRKKILYIMVVGLPNVGKSMFIRNLSGKKVKVGAEAGVTTQVSWLSCIEGVRLADTPGVLFPRIESDEVYARLCLINAVGERMMDYEKAGRWLLSFLTSHPERFHQRYGFEPGTAAEENIPGICDRMGLKPGDEKMFKLMVRDFQQGRFGKLVLDAE
- a CDS encoding HDIG domain-containing protein, with protein sequence MLNKLRINWRALKTVRLMSGLFCFMIVYSLLLIDFKPTKRTPTKGETSPFDIVAPTDFSFEDKKETERFLQDEESRIESQFKKDPTVELKVEHNLTTIFKYIYEKEGQVLWNEYQLKLDGFKSLQTLGHKELLLFRNEIWEFLQKCLNQGIKEGGKFSDWETELPADVSALPELRSITERVFEPNLLYDREKTEQLRHDALSKVMPVFIQIRKGETLVRKGEVVTPQSFKIMKAIGLYENEKGTFYQKVGTLLFVMILAFIGYLYLSKFEHGILNSGQTVWMIVTLIILNMLFLKLFKLLLGYNISMENLMGDVNILSPAAFPLSISAIILTVLVDGRLAILVSVMLSTIAIYQLGASYYYVYYFLLGSFFSVFMCMNVNKTTELSKNGLFIGFFNVLLVITLYLIFENPIYFEDKYWIYLGRDVFWGFMNGILSVAFAIGFLPNFESVFKLSSAIRLLEFADLNQPLLKTLMLDAPGTYQHSVLVGNLAQAAAQVVGADPLLSKLGGYYHDIGKLKRPQLFMENQIGSDNQHDELSPNLSALIIAAHVKDGVEVGKAHRLPHEIIDIIAQHHGTTLLQYFYEVAKIEHKDRTQEVPIEQFRYPGPLPQTKESALVMLSDSVESATRSLDNPNASNIEALVKKVINDKFVEGQFNECDLTLKDIESIAKIFIKMIISLHHSRIKYPEQDKEVKKIMEQNGEV
- the ybeY gene encoding rRNA maturation RNase YbeY; protein product: MKCEIRNEQKLKLDRKKIWRLCDFLGRRFDRPADELVSLYFVDNLRITELNRQYFSRDRQTDVMAFPMGKSGILGDIVVSVEQAGLQSEPGGLEAEILFLLAHGFLHLLGWKDYNKKDREKMLSEGTRALEDFFAHYGQ
- a CDS encoding hemolysin family protein, which gives rise to MDSNDPVFIYSACFLILLFLSACFSASETALFSLSKFKLKLLEDQKNLGSRLILKLLSRPKHLLITILTANTIVNIGMATMASNFFIGLSHEYKLSESLILAIGTICLTLVVVLIGEVTPKNFAYSYNERMGKILVVPTYALHIFLAPLRFLITVLVNLVLKVFGVKSDKLDEPFITHEEIECIVTGNDKTVALHLDEQDMIEEVFEFEERSVREIMTPRHEMICIRSDGSFDEVMKIFREHGYSRLPVYKDQVDNIHGVLYIKDFLSFILKNNPNLNFNLENYIRKAYFVPETKKVSELFRDLKQKKLHLAIVVDEYGGTEGLVTMENILEEVVGDIFDEYDVEAEEIDIVNQGEKVWYVSGSTNLSDLEDVIGMDDYFSDEGEIVSVGGLIYSRLGRIPEKSDKLRYKNLEFIIEEMSGNRISKVKVCLS
- a CDS encoding hemolysin family protein, whose protein sequence is MLMLLTGLFSGLETAVISVNRLRLKNMEEAGLSKAKVLNSLLSNPHKLIDAMLMGTNLCMLGAAAVSTSLMNHVFNFSGTELEFYNTVILTPVILVFSEVIPKTIFRINANKLSLKFSAYLDFFYNFFYPLTVFIEGFSSLFFKSLKEIEFSAQRHVVTKEELQMLLKMGVKDGALDKVEHRILFGIMGFSKKEAREIMTPRVDVKGIEINSPLARIAKTSLDTGFSRFPVYEGELDQIKGIVYVMDLIHQSGKNPELKVSEILRETLLVPENKKITEIMTEMKKRKLHLVVVIDEYGGMAGIITMDDILEEIFGELMDEFDREEPDFLPLDHDKILVNARVSIEEINNNLDFAIPDSDEYETLAGYLFMKFGYVPKKGEQIVIGGVGRIEIFDANTSSIRKVILEKFKDLQQ